Proteins co-encoded in one Acidithiobacillus caldus ATCC 51756 genomic window:
- a CDS encoding flagellin N-terminal helical domain-containing protein codes for MSISGIINTNVSALNTLNALNGTQGSLNTYLQQLSTGKSINGPQDNPAGYAIAQRFQTQINGLNQAISNGNQGVSLVQTATGAIQNQTSLLQQIRTTAVQAANASNTTQDRQALQGVVSQLLAQVQTIATQTQFNGQNILDGTFAGAAFQVGANSNQIINVSVGNTQSNAMGNYTTTTSGTIYGSSSGAYEMNGYAAGGAFTVSSGAVGAGGAGNFVKGTTLGVSGSVGSAAVTVTSADESAYSLAQSVNQVSAQTGVSASAYTSTAFTVTTTGSISFTLSNGSSGSPTNAVNISATVTDGQSGLSSLVTAINNQAAITGVSASTQTVNGTQELVLTQSQGQNIVIQASSGAATSGLSSGSTAVLQAVNGTTGASIGGTLSSGVGGMLIQGVVQFQSSSSYAIGNASGIGFSSQAASLSGSAIANINVSTAAGAQQAISILDQAINYLNQQNGALGAIQNRIQASVSNDQTTATNLQSAQSVVQDANIAQATSQLTKYQILQQAGISTLAQENALQQSYLKLLP; via the coding sequence ATGTCTATTTCCGGTATCATCAACACCAACGTGTCGGCATTGAACACCCTCAATGCCCTCAACGGCACTCAGGGCAGCCTCAATACCTACCTGCAGCAGCTGTCCACGGGCAAGAGCATCAACGGTCCCCAGGACAATCCGGCGGGCTATGCCATTGCGCAACGCTTTCAGACCCAGATCAATGGTCTGAATCAAGCCATCTCCAACGGTAATCAGGGCGTTTCGCTGGTGCAGACGGCGACCGGGGCGATCCAGAATCAGACCAGCCTCTTGCAGCAGATTCGCACCACGGCGGTGCAGGCTGCCAACGCCTCCAACACCACTCAGGATCGCCAGGCCCTGCAAGGTGTCGTGAGCCAGTTGCTGGCCCAAGTACAGACCATTGCCACCCAGACCCAGTTCAACGGTCAGAACATCCTGGACGGTACCTTCGCCGGTGCTGCTTTCCAGGTGGGTGCGAACAGCAACCAGATCATCAATGTGTCCGTGGGGAATACCCAGAGCAATGCCATGGGGAATTACACCACGACCACATCCGGCACCATTTACGGCAGCAGCTCTGGTGCTTATGAAATGAATGGTTATGCGGCCGGTGGCGCTTTTACCGTCAGCTCCGGCGCGGTTGGTGCTGGTGGAGCGGGTAATTTCGTCAAAGGCACCACCCTGGGTGTCTCGGGATCGGTTGGATCTGCCGCAGTGACCGTCACCTCTGCCGATGAGTCGGCTTATAGCTTAGCCCAGAGCGTGAATCAGGTTTCGGCACAGACGGGTGTTTCCGCCTCCGCCTACACCAGCACGGCTTTTACTGTGACTACTACGGGCAGTATCAGCTTTACACTCAGTAACGGGAGCAGCGGCTCACCGACCAATGCCGTGAACATCTCCGCTACTGTCACCGACGGTCAGAGCGGCTTGAGCTCTCTGGTCACGGCCATCAACAACCAGGCGGCGATAACCGGGGTTTCGGCCTCGACGCAGACCGTCAATGGCACGCAGGAACTCGTATTGACCCAGAGTCAGGGGCAAAACATCGTCATCCAGGCGAGTTCAGGAGCAGCAACCAGCGGCCTGTCTTCGGGCTCCACGGCCGTGTTGCAGGCCGTCAACGGAACGACTGGTGCATCCATCGGTGGCACCCTGAGTTCCGGTGTCGGCGGCATGCTGATACAGGGTGTCGTGCAGTTCCAGTCCAGCTCCTCCTATGCGATCGGTAATGCCTCCGGTATCGGTTTCAGCTCGCAGGCAGCGTCGCTCAGCGGTTCCGCCATCGCCAATATCAATGTTTCCACGGCAGCTGGTGCGCAGCAGGCCATCTCCATCCTGGATCAGGCCATCAACTACCTGAATCAGCAGAACGGTGCTCTCGGCGCCATTCAGAACCGGATTCAGGCGTCCGTGAGCAACGATCAGACGACGGCAACGAATCTGCAGTCGGCGCAGTCGGTGGTGCAGGATGCCAACATCGCCCAGGCGACGTCGCAGTTGACCAAGTATCAGATCCTGCAGCAGGCCGGCATCTCGACCCTGGCTCAGGAAAATGCCTTGCAGCAGAGCTATCTGAAGCTTCTGCCCTAA
- the fliD gene encoding flagellar filament capping protein FliD gives MSVSLSGLVSGIDVQSLISNLSAAYQQPITLLQKQEQSYQTSLSAWGTLQSSLSSLQSALGALQNLGSSNNRSVSLSNAGVATASVTNGAQLGSYSLSNIVLAQSQSIYSSSFASASNTAVGTGTLQIQVGSGAVSNIVINGGNDTLNGIASAINQANLGVNAAVINDGSGYRLTLTGTGTGVNNAFTVAVSGASGSLAELSYSPGASGGMTLSQAAQNASLSINGLAVTSSSNTVSGAIPGVTLNLQTSGSTTLQVSASNSAFVSAVQSFTSAFNKTMGTINQLTAYNAQTGSGGPLLGSAAVQGLRTQLLNLISGPGLGVSAGSAYNSLGAVGLGLTSSGTITLNTGTLSTALNSDYQTVLGLFSQAGSTSSSNVQFVSASGSVQAGTYAVAVSQLATQATVMASSPVPSGGIAQSESLTIGSGSSSVVVSLASGSSLSQIVNTINATLQQSGMTGLTALSNNGYLELQSSGYGSSQSFTVVSNVAAGASGTGIGTNTLSASGTDVVGTVNGQAASGNGQQLTVTGPGPALGLQLQISGTQTGNLGTVVVSQGLYQQMHSLLSQALDSQTGFVAAAQNGLNGTINGLNAQITTLQQSASNQTALLTQQFAAMQSQLSQLQSIGQYINAFYNTGSSSSSSSGG, from the coding sequence GTGTCTGTGTCCCTGTCGGGGCTGGTCAGTGGTATCGACGTCCAGAGTCTCATCAGCAATCTGAGTGCGGCCTATCAGCAGCCCATTACCCTCCTGCAGAAACAGGAGCAATCGTACCAGACGAGCCTTAGCGCCTGGGGGACCCTGCAGAGCAGCCTGTCCAGTCTGCAATCGGCGCTTGGGGCATTGCAGAATCTGGGTAGCAGCAATAATCGCAGCGTCAGCCTTTCCAACGCTGGAGTAGCCACGGCCTCCGTCACCAACGGGGCCCAGTTGGGCTCCTACAGCCTTAGCAATATCGTTCTTGCTCAGTCCCAGAGTATCTACTCTTCGAGTTTCGCCAGTGCCAGTAACACCGCCGTGGGTACGGGTACGCTGCAGATTCAGGTCGGCAGTGGTGCGGTCAGCAATATCGTCATCAACGGCGGTAACGATACCCTGAACGGGATCGCCAGCGCCATCAATCAGGCCAATCTCGGCGTGAACGCGGCAGTCATCAACGACGGCAGCGGCTATCGCCTCACCCTGACTGGGACCGGGACCGGAGTGAACAACGCTTTCACGGTCGCGGTGAGCGGCGCCTCGGGCTCTCTCGCAGAGCTCAGCTACAGCCCTGGGGCATCGGGGGGGATGACCCTGAGCCAGGCTGCGCAGAATGCCAGTCTCAGCATCAACGGGCTGGCGGTGACCAGTTCCAGCAATACGGTCTCTGGGGCCATTCCCGGTGTGACCCTGAACCTGCAGACGAGCGGTAGCACTACCCTGCAGGTCTCTGCCAGCAATTCGGCCTTTGTCTCGGCGGTGCAGAGTTTTACCTCGGCCTTCAACAAGACCATGGGGACCATCAACCAACTGACCGCATATAATGCCCAGACGGGCTCCGGCGGGCCGCTGTTGGGCAGCGCTGCGGTGCAGGGATTGCGAACGCAGTTGTTGAACCTGATCTCTGGACCTGGCCTCGGCGTGAGTGCCGGCAGCGCGTACAACTCCCTGGGCGCCGTTGGCCTGGGTCTGACCAGCAGCGGCACCATTACCCTCAATACGGGCACCTTGAGTACAGCGCTCAACAGCGACTACCAGACGGTGTTGGGGCTCTTCAGCCAGGCGGGCTCGACCAGTAGCAGCAATGTCCAGTTCGTCTCTGCGAGCGGCAGTGTGCAGGCTGGTACCTACGCCGTAGCGGTCAGTCAACTGGCAACCCAGGCCACCGTCATGGCCAGCAGCCCGGTACCCAGCGGCGGTATTGCGCAGTCCGAGAGCCTGACCATCGGCTCTGGATCCAGTTCCGTGGTGGTCTCGCTGGCCTCCGGCAGCTCTTTGAGTCAGATCGTCAATACCATCAACGCCACCCTGCAGCAGTCGGGTATGACGGGGCTGACGGCGTTGTCCAACAACGGTTATCTGGAGCTGCAATCCAGCGGGTACGGCAGTAGCCAGAGCTTTACCGTGGTCTCCAACGTGGCGGCGGGGGCCTCGGGCACGGGCATTGGCACCAACACCCTGTCGGCTTCGGGCACGGACGTGGTGGGTACGGTCAATGGTCAGGCGGCTTCGGGGAACGGCCAGCAATTGACGGTAACGGGCCCCGGCCCTGCCCTTGGACTGCAACTTCAGATCAGCGGCACCCAAACTGGCAACCTCGGTACCGTCGTTGTGAGCCAGGGACTCTACCAACAGATGCACAGCCTGCTCAGCCAAGCCCTCGATAGCCAGACTGGCTTTGTTGCCGCAGCGCAGAACGGCCTCAATGGGACGATCAACGGGCTCAACGCGCAGATCACCACGCTGCAGCAATCGGCCAGCAACCAGACGGCACTGCTGACCCAACAGTTTGCCGCCATGCAGTCGCAGCTGTCGCAGCTGCAGTCCATTGGCCAGTACATCAACGCATTTTACAACACGGGTTCTAGTTCCAGCAGCAGTTCAGGGGGCTGA
- the fliS gene encoding flagellar export chaperone FliS codes for MSVAASAVQAYRQVGQQGLSVDRRVLLGLEGILEYIRRARLAMEQDDLLAKAEAMDKAYQLTAHLLASVDLEHGGEIAVNLEQLYRFLLERLALANIFDEVNHLDACTPVVQDLRDAWRGLLERG; via the coding sequence ATGAGCGTCGCCGCATCGGCAGTACAGGCATATCGGCAGGTGGGACAGCAGGGTTTGAGCGTGGACAGACGCGTGCTGCTGGGATTGGAGGGTATCCTGGAATACATCCGTCGGGCACGTCTGGCCATGGAGCAAGATGACCTTCTGGCAAAGGCCGAGGCCATGGATAAGGCCTACCAATTGACGGCGCATCTCCTTGCCAGCGTGGATCTGGAGCACGGAGGAGAGATCGCCGTCAATCTCGAGCAGCTGTATCGCTTTCTGCTGGAGCGGCTGGCCCTGGCAAATATCTTTGACGAGGTGAACCATCTCGATGCCTGTACGCCGGTGGTGCAGGACCTGCGCGATGCCTGGCGTGGTTTGCTCGAAAGGGGATGA